A region from the Linepithema humile isolate Giens D197 chromosome 1, Lhum_UNIL_v1.0, whole genome shotgun sequence genome encodes:
- the LOC105675238 gene encoding chitinase-3-like protein 1 isoform X1: protein MTPLRSTLIRMNSSMNRWILIFAALAAMASAAKSDKKIVCYFGSWAVYRPGDGKFDISYIQPNLCTHLIYTFVGISEQGDIRVLDAWQDLPDNWGKDAFGRFNKLREQSPETKTLIAIGGWNEGSARYSAVVGNPTLRARFVQNAVDFVLKYNFDGFDLDWEYPNQRGGKPEDIQNFVLLTKEMKEAFQKHGLILSAAVAAAETSASLSYDIAQISKYLDFINIMAYDLHGAWEKQTGHNAPLYPRKGESGNDLKLNVDASVRYWLDSGCPPEKLILGVPFYGRAFTLADKSQTGLGAPAKGPGAAGPYTREGGMLGYNEICDFFKQGGWTVVRHEEHRTPYAYKGDQWFGYDDVISLTEKTKYINSLNLGGAMLWSIETDDFRGNCGEKYPLLKTLYAGLRGGVPVEPPKDPEGKPDPESTQRPTQPPVTAPPSGVCKKEGYVRDEKDCGVFYLCQNVNGVYQPQRFDCPGGLAFDPEINACNYKNLVPGCN, encoded by the exons ATGAATCGTTGGATACTAATTTTCGCAGCTCTGGCTGCTATGGCTTCGGCTGCAAAATCAGACA AGAAGATCGTGTGCTACTTCGGCAGCTGGGCCGTTTATCGACCAGGAGACGGCAAATTTGACATCTCCTACATTCAGCCAAATCTTTGCACTCATCTCATCTACACCTTCGTCGGTATTAGCGAGCAGGGAGACATCCGAGTTTTAGACGCATGGCAAGATCTTCCCGACAATTGGGGCAAAGACGCTTTCGGCAGATTCAACAAGCTTCGCGAGCAGAGCCCCGAAACTAAAACGCTCATTGCCATCGGTGGATGGAACGAGGGATCCGCCAGATATTCCGCCGTCGTCGGCAATCCGACCCTTCGCGCGAGATTTGTCCAGAACGCCGTTGACTTCGTGCTGAAATATAACTTCGACGGTTTCGACTTGGATTGGGAGTATCCCAATCAGCGTGGCGGCAAACCGGAGGACATACAGAACTTCGTGCTGCTGACTAAGGAGATGAAAGAGGCGTTCCAGAAACATGGACTCATCCTCAGCGCTGCCGTTGCTGCCGCCGAGACCTCCGCCTCTCTGTCCTACGACATCGCCCAGATATCCAAGTACTTGGACTTCATCAACATTATGGCTTACGATCTCCATGGTGCTTGGGAGAAACAAACTGGCCACAACGCTCCGCTTTACCCGCGCAAGGGCGAGAGTGGAAACGACCTTAAACTCAATGTC GACGCATCTGTACGCTACTGGTTGGACAGTGGCTGCCCACCTGAGAAGCTGATCCTTGGCGTGCCATTCTACGGTAGGGCATTCACTCTCGCCGATAAGAGTCAGACCGGTCTTGGAGCTCCTGCCAAGGGACCTGGCGCTGCTGGCCCATACACTCGTGAGGGTGGAATGCTTGGCTACAACGAGATCTGCGACTTCTTCAAACAAGGCGGATGGACTGTTGTCCGTCATGAAGAACACCGCACCCCATACGCTTACAAGGGCGATCAATGGTTTGGCTACGACGACGTGAT TTCTCTTACCGAGAAGACCAAATACATCAATTCTTTGAATCTTGGTGGTGCGATGTTGTGGAGTATCGAGACTGACGATTTCCGTGGCAATTGCGGCGAAAAATATCCTTTGTTGAAAACATTGTATGCTGGTCTGCGAGGAGGAGTCCCAGTAGAGCCGCCTAAGGATCCTGAGGGAAAGCCTGATCCTGAATCAACCCAGCGACCAACTCAACCACCTGTGACTGCTCCCCCCAGTGGTGTTTGCAAAAAAGAGGGTTACGTTCGCGATGAAAAAGACTGCGGCGTGTTCTACCTTTGCCAGAATGTCAACGGCGTTTACCAACCACAAAGATTTGATTGTCCGGGTGGGCTAGCCTTCGATCCTGAGATCAACGCTTGCAACTATAAAAATCTTGTTCCCGGAtgcaattaa
- the LOC105675238 gene encoding chitinase-3-like protein 1 isoform X3, translating to MNRWILIFAALAAMASAAKSDKKIVCYFGSWAVYRPGDGKFDISYIQPNLCTHLIYTFVGISEQGDIRVLDAWQDLPDNWGKDAFGRFNKLREQSPETKTLIAIGGWNEGSARYSAVVGNPTLRARFVQNAVDFVLKYNFDGFDLDWEYPNQRGGKPEDIQNFVLLTKEMKEAFQKHGLILSAAVAAAETSASLSYDIAQISKYLDFINIMAYDLHGAWEKQTGHNAPLYPRKGESGNDLKLNVDASVRYWLDSGCPPEKLILGVPFYGRAFTLADKSQTGLGAPAKGPGAAGPYTREGGMLGYNEICDFFKQGGWTVVRHEEHRTPYAYKGDQWFGYDDVISLTEKTKYINSLNLGGAMLWSIETDDFRGNCGEKYPLLKTLYAGLRGGVPVEPPKDPEGKPDPESTQRPTQPPVTAPPSGVCKKEGYVRDEKDCGVFYLCQNVNGVYQPQRFDCPGGLAFDPEINACNYKNLVPGCN from the exons ATGAATCGTTGGATACTAATTTTCGCAGCTCTGGCTGCTATGGCTTCGGCTGCAAAATCAGACA AGAAGATCGTGTGCTACTTCGGCAGCTGGGCCGTTTATCGACCAGGAGACGGCAAATTTGACATCTCCTACATTCAGCCAAATCTTTGCACTCATCTCATCTACACCTTCGTCGGTATTAGCGAGCAGGGAGACATCCGAGTTTTAGACGCATGGCAAGATCTTCCCGACAATTGGGGCAAAGACGCTTTCGGCAGATTCAACAAGCTTCGCGAGCAGAGCCCCGAAACTAAAACGCTCATTGCCATCGGTGGATGGAACGAGGGATCCGCCAGATATTCCGCCGTCGTCGGCAATCCGACCCTTCGCGCGAGATTTGTCCAGAACGCCGTTGACTTCGTGCTGAAATATAACTTCGACGGTTTCGACTTGGATTGGGAGTATCCCAATCAGCGTGGCGGCAAACCGGAGGACATACAGAACTTCGTGCTGCTGACTAAGGAGATGAAAGAGGCGTTCCAGAAACATGGACTCATCCTCAGCGCTGCCGTTGCTGCCGCCGAGACCTCCGCCTCTCTGTCCTACGACATCGCCCAGATATCCAAGTACTTGGACTTCATCAACATTATGGCTTACGATCTCCATGGTGCTTGGGAGAAACAAACTGGCCACAACGCTCCGCTTTACCCGCGCAAGGGCGAGAGTGGAAACGACCTTAAACTCAATGTC GACGCATCTGTACGCTACTGGTTGGACAGTGGCTGCCCACCTGAGAAGCTGATCCTTGGCGTGCCATTCTACGGTAGGGCATTCACTCTCGCCGATAAGAGTCAGACCGGTCTTGGAGCTCCTGCCAAGGGACCTGGCGCTGCTGGCCCATACACTCGTGAGGGTGGAATGCTTGGCTACAACGAGATCTGCGACTTCTTCAAACAAGGCGGATGGACTGTTGTCCGTCATGAAGAACACCGCACCCCATACGCTTACAAGGGCGATCAATGGTTTGGCTACGACGACGTGAT TTCTCTTACCGAGAAGACCAAATACATCAATTCTTTGAATCTTGGTGGTGCGATGTTGTGGAGTATCGAGACTGACGATTTCCGTGGCAATTGCGGCGAAAAATATCCTTTGTTGAAAACATTGTATGCTGGTCTGCGAGGAGGAGTCCCAGTAGAGCCGCCTAAGGATCCTGAGGGAAAGCCTGATCCTGAATCAACCCAGCGACCAACTCAACCACCTGTGACTGCTCCCCCCAGTGGTGTTTGCAAAAAAGAGGGTTACGTTCGCGATGAAAAAGACTGCGGCGTGTTCTACCTTTGCCAGAATGTCAACGGCGTTTACCAACCACAAAGATTTGATTGTCCGGGTGGGCTAGCCTTCGATCCTGAGATCAACGCTTGCAACTATAAAAATCTTGTTCCCGGAtgcaattaa
- the mRpL54 gene encoding large ribosomal subunit protein mL54, which translates to MYTMNFSVLHRFFHFPKSSIIPIQYTIQTQNYAGPVRSGVKKTKKTTVVTLEKKLLPVEKDVNRLVTYVCGTNINKEGEDIKIKEDSEYPSWLWTIRTGPAPTLEELDPDTKQYWRKLRLLGLRRNNKERATRKF; encoded by the exons ATGTACACAATGAATTTCTCCGTGTTGCATCGgttttttcattttccaaAAAGCTCCATAATTCCGATTCAATATACGATACAAACGCAAAATTATGCTGGACCAG TCCGGTCGGGAgtgaaaaaaacaaagaaaacaaCAGTAGTtacattggaaaaaaaattattacctgTAGAAAAAGATGTTAACAGACTTGTGACTTATGTGTGTGGCACAAATATTAACAAGGAGGgagaagatattaaaataaaggaaGATTCTGAATATCCTAGCTGGTTGTGGACCATTAGAACTGGTCCTGCGCCAACATTGGAAGAATTAGATCCAGATACAAAACAGTATTGGAGAAAGCTGCGATTACTTGGATTGAGAAGAAACAATAAAGAACGTGCAACTAGGAAGTTTTAA
- the LOC105675238 gene encoding chitinase-3-like protein 1 isoform X2 — protein MMNRWILIFAALAAMASAAKSDKKIVCYFGSWAVYRPGDGKFDISYIQPNLCTHLIYTFVGISEQGDIRVLDAWQDLPDNWGKDAFGRFNKLREQSPETKTLIAIGGWNEGSARYSAVVGNPTLRARFVQNAVDFVLKYNFDGFDLDWEYPNQRGGKPEDIQNFVLLTKEMKEAFQKHGLILSAAVAAAETSASLSYDIAQISKYLDFINIMAYDLHGAWEKQTGHNAPLYPRKGESGNDLKLNVDASVRYWLDSGCPPEKLILGVPFYGRAFTLADKSQTGLGAPAKGPGAAGPYTREGGMLGYNEICDFFKQGGWTVVRHEEHRTPYAYKGDQWFGYDDVISLTEKTKYINSLNLGGAMLWSIETDDFRGNCGEKYPLLKTLYAGLRGGVPVEPPKDPEGKPDPESTQRPTQPPVTAPPSGVCKKEGYVRDEKDCGVFYLCQNVNGVYQPQRFDCPGGLAFDPEINACNYKNLVPGCN, from the exons atg ATGAATCGTTGGATACTAATTTTCGCAGCTCTGGCTGCTATGGCTTCGGCTGCAAAATCAGACA AGAAGATCGTGTGCTACTTCGGCAGCTGGGCCGTTTATCGACCAGGAGACGGCAAATTTGACATCTCCTACATTCAGCCAAATCTTTGCACTCATCTCATCTACACCTTCGTCGGTATTAGCGAGCAGGGAGACATCCGAGTTTTAGACGCATGGCAAGATCTTCCCGACAATTGGGGCAAAGACGCTTTCGGCAGATTCAACAAGCTTCGCGAGCAGAGCCCCGAAACTAAAACGCTCATTGCCATCGGTGGATGGAACGAGGGATCCGCCAGATATTCCGCCGTCGTCGGCAATCCGACCCTTCGCGCGAGATTTGTCCAGAACGCCGTTGACTTCGTGCTGAAATATAACTTCGACGGTTTCGACTTGGATTGGGAGTATCCCAATCAGCGTGGCGGCAAACCGGAGGACATACAGAACTTCGTGCTGCTGACTAAGGAGATGAAAGAGGCGTTCCAGAAACATGGACTCATCCTCAGCGCTGCCGTTGCTGCCGCCGAGACCTCCGCCTCTCTGTCCTACGACATCGCCCAGATATCCAAGTACTTGGACTTCATCAACATTATGGCTTACGATCTCCATGGTGCTTGGGAGAAACAAACTGGCCACAACGCTCCGCTTTACCCGCGCAAGGGCGAGAGTGGAAACGACCTTAAACTCAATGTC GACGCATCTGTACGCTACTGGTTGGACAGTGGCTGCCCACCTGAGAAGCTGATCCTTGGCGTGCCATTCTACGGTAGGGCATTCACTCTCGCCGATAAGAGTCAGACCGGTCTTGGAGCTCCTGCCAAGGGACCTGGCGCTGCTGGCCCATACACTCGTGAGGGTGGAATGCTTGGCTACAACGAGATCTGCGACTTCTTCAAACAAGGCGGATGGACTGTTGTCCGTCATGAAGAACACCGCACCCCATACGCTTACAAGGGCGATCAATGGTTTGGCTACGACGACGTGAT TTCTCTTACCGAGAAGACCAAATACATCAATTCTTTGAATCTTGGTGGTGCGATGTTGTGGAGTATCGAGACTGACGATTTCCGTGGCAATTGCGGCGAAAAATATCCTTTGTTGAAAACATTGTATGCTGGTCTGCGAGGAGGAGTCCCAGTAGAGCCGCCTAAGGATCCTGAGGGAAAGCCTGATCCTGAATCAACCCAGCGACCAACTCAACCACCTGTGACTGCTCCCCCCAGTGGTGTTTGCAAAAAAGAGGGTTACGTTCGCGATGAAAAAGACTGCGGCGTGTTCTACCTTTGCCAGAATGTCAACGGCGTTTACCAACCACAAAGATTTGATTGTCCGGGTGGGCTAGCCTTCGATCCTGAGATCAACGCTTGCAACTATAAAAATCTTGTTCCCGGAtgcaattaa
- the PIG-K gene encoding putative GPI-anchor transamidase → MHLISYTTTVISCLVLCYAWEIPENFAKTEHSNNWAVLVDTSRFWFNYRHVANVLSIYRSVKRLGIPDSQIILMIADDMACNPRNPRPATVFNNIKQHINVYGDDVEVDYRGYEVTVENFVRLLTGRLAQETPRSKKLLTDEGSNILIYLTGHGGNGFLKFQDSEEITSQELGDALEQMWQKRRYHEILFVVDTCQASSMYEKFYSPNILAVASSLVGEDSLSHHVDPAIGVYIIDRYTYYALNFLEKVEPSSTKTLGEFLKVCPRDYCLSTVGVRRDLFRRDPDKVPVTDFFGSLRPVELTTNIINVLSVKSNRTKSEKEPKRKYSYVAQFPDISQYT, encoded by the exons atgcatttgatATCTTATACAACGACTGTAATTTCGTGTTTAGTATTGTGCTACGCATGGGAG ataCCAGAGAACTTTGCAAAAACTGAACATTCCAACAACTGGGCAGTGTTGGTGGATACGTCACGTTTCTGGTTTAACTACCGACACGTTGCAAatgttttatctatttatcgAAGTGTCAAACGTTTAGGGATACCAGATTCACAAATCATCCTTATGATAGCAGATGATATGGCATGCAATCCTAGAAATCCTAGACCAGCAACTGTGTTCAACAACATTAAGCAACACATTAATGTTTACGGAGATGATGTAGAAGTTGATTACAGAGGCTACGAAGTAACTGTAGAAAATTTTGTGAGATTATTGACTGGTCGTTTAGCACAGGAAACTCCAAGAtccaaaaaattattgacCGATGAAggttcaaatatattaatatatttaactggTCATGGTGGCAATGGATTCTTAAAGTTCCAAGATTCTGAAGAAATTACTAGTCAAGAGTTAGGAGATGCATTAGAGCAAATGTGGCAGAAGCGAAGATATCATGAAATCTTATTTGTGGTTGATACTTGCCAGGCAAGCTCAatgtatgagaaattttattctcccAACATATTAGCAGTTGCTTCTAGCTTAGTAGGAGAAGATTCACTTTCA CATCATGTTGATCCTGCCATCGGTGTCTACATTATAGATCGGTATACGTATTACGCATTAAACTTCCTGGAAAAGGTAGAACCATCTAGTACAAAAACATTGGGTGAATTT TTAAAAGTATGCCCAAGAGATTATTGTTTATCTACAGTGGGTGTAAGGAGGGATTTGTTTAGAAGAGATCCAGATAAAGTGCCAGTAACAGATTTCTTTGGATCACTTAGGCCAGTGGAACTTACGACAAACATAATCAATGTTTTATCAGTAAAATCCAATCGTACAAAATCAGAAAAGGAaccaaaaagaaaatatagttATGTTGCACAATTTCCAGATATATCCCAATATACATGA